A DNA window from Patagioenas fasciata isolate bPatFas1 chromosome 1, bPatFas1.hap1, whole genome shotgun sequence contains the following coding sequences:
- the LOC136100160 gene encoding hemoglobin subunit beta-like gives MVHWTAEEKQLITSIWSKVNVAECGAEALSRLLIVYPWTQRFFSSFGNLSNPTAINGNPLVRAHGKKVLTSFGDAVKNLDNIKKCFAQLSKLHCEKLHVDPENFRLLGDILIIVLASHFGKDFTPACQSAWEKMVHVVAHALAHEYH, from the exons ATGGTGCACTGGACAGCCGAGGAGAAGCAGCTCATCACCAGCATCTGGAGCAAGGTCAACGTGGCCGAATGTGGTGCTGAGGCCTTGTCCAG GCTGCTGATCGTCTACCCCTGGACCCAGAGGTTCTTCTCTTCCTTCGGGAACCTCTCCAACCCCACCGCCATCAATGGCAACCCCTTGGTCCGTGCCCATGGCAAGAAAGTGCTCACCTCCTTCGGGGATGCTGTGAAGAACCTGGACAACATCAAGAAATGTTTTGCTCAGCTGAGCAAACTCCACTGCGAGAAACTGCACGTGGACCCCGAGAACTTCAGG CTCCTGGGTGACATCCTCATCATCGTCCTGGCCTCCCATTTCGGCAAGGACTTCACCCCCGCCTGCCAGTCCGCCTGGGAGAAGATGGTCCACGTGGTGGCCCACGCGCTGGCCCACGAGTACCACTGA